From a single Xanthocytophaga agilis genomic region:
- a CDS encoding Y-family DNA polymerase, which yields MFSLIDGNNFYVSCERVFNPLLEGQPVIVLSNNDSSVIARSNEAKDLGVQMGVPYFQIKSFLEEHNVKTLSSNYALYGDMSQRMMNILSTFSDEIEIYSIDECFLSLNGFERWDLLEYGKEIRQTVLQDLGIPTCVGIGPTKTLSKVANHLAKKMSRKDKTASGVLLLDTEEKWKEALKQTKVEDVWGIGRQYAKKLHSYQITHAFDLARVRRAWAKKHLGGIVGERIIEELNGTSCIEMELVPRPKQSICVSRSFGKIVTELGELSEAVSTYASKAAEKLRTEETVAAVLSIFIQSSQHKTNPFNAGITITLPSPSSDSRILAHYALEGLRKIFKEGIEYKKAGIVLNGIVSAKYQQTQLFEERPSNPALMKVIDKINKRWGQGSVFLASNGTTQEWQMLSTMRSKRFTTRWKELPVVNCK from the coding sequence TTGTTTTCTTTAATTGATGGCAATAATTTTTACGTCTCGTGTGAACGTGTATTTAATCCTTTACTAGAAGGACAACCTGTTATTGTATTAAGTAACAATGATAGCTCAGTAATCGCCAGGTCAAATGAGGCGAAAGATCTAGGTGTACAGATGGGAGTTCCTTACTTCCAGATAAAATCTTTTTTAGAAGAGCATAATGTAAAAACACTCTCCAGCAATTATGCTCTCTACGGGGATATGTCGCAAAGGATGATGAATATACTATCAACCTTCAGCGATGAAATTGAAATATATTCTATCGATGAATGTTTTTTATCTCTCAATGGATTTGAGAGATGGGATTTATTGGAATATGGTAAAGAAATTCGTCAAACCGTTCTGCAGGATTTAGGTATTCCAACTTGTGTTGGAATTGGTCCAACAAAAACCCTAAGCAAAGTTGCCAATCACCTAGCTAAAAAGATGTCTCGTAAAGATAAAACTGCATCCGGTGTATTGCTCCTGGATACAGAAGAGAAATGGAAAGAAGCTTTGAAACAGACAAAGGTTGAAGATGTGTGGGGTATAGGTAGGCAGTACGCTAAAAAACTGCATTCTTACCAGATTACACATGCTTTTGATTTGGCACGAGTCCGCAGAGCCTGGGCAAAAAAACATCTTGGCGGTATTGTTGGTGAAAGGATCATTGAAGAACTAAACGGGACTTCTTGTATTGAGATGGAACTTGTACCACGCCCAAAGCAATCTATTTGCGTGAGTCGTAGTTTTGGTAAAATTGTGACTGAACTAGGGGAACTTTCAGAGGCAGTCAGTACCTATGCCAGTAAAGCAGCCGAAAAACTACGGACGGAAGAAACTGTTGCGGCTGTACTTTCTATTTTTATCCAATCTTCTCAACACAAAACTAATCCATTCAATGCCGGTATTACTATCACCCTGCCTTCTCCTTCATCTGATAGTAGAATTTTAGCACATTATGCCTTAGAAGGTTTGAGGAAGATCTTTAAGGAAGGAATAGAGTATAAAAAAGCTGGTATAGTATTGAATGGGATTGTATCTGCTAAATATCAACAAACTCAACTATTTGAAGAACGCCCATCAAACCCTGCCTTAATGAAAGTAATAGACAAGATTAACAAACGATGGGGGCAAGGAAGTGTGTTTTTAGCAAGTAATGGTACTACCCAAGAGTGGCAAATGTTATCAACTATGCGAAGCAAACGATTTACTACTCGTTGGAAAGAATTACCTGTAGTAAATTGTAAGTAG
- a CDS encoding LexA family protein has protein sequence MIIRSNCHSISQVYTAGFPSPADDHLDSHLDLNEMLIQNTHSTFYCRVSGNSMKDCGIFDNAIIIVDRSKKFKDGSIVLAVLDNEFTCKRLKIENRKVYLSPENSDFKEILITEDMSFKVWGVVTSAINNFS, from the coding sequence CTGATTATCAGGTCAAATTGCCACTCTATCAGTCAAGTCTACACAGCCGGATTTCCTTCACCCGCTGATGATCATCTTGATAGTCATTTGGATTTGAATGAAATGTTGATCCAAAACACACATTCAACATTTTATTGTAGAGTCTCTGGAAATTCAATGAAAGATTGCGGGATCTTTGATAATGCAATTATCATTGTAGACCGGTCAAAAAAGTTTAAGGATGGAAGTATAGTACTTGCGGTTTTGGATAATGAGTTTACATGTAAGAGACTCAAAATTGAAAATCGAAAAGTCTATCTAAGTCCGGAAAACTCAGATTTTAAAGAAATTCTTATCACTGAAGATATGAGTTTCAAAGTTTGGGGAGTAGTGACATCAGCAATTAATAATTTTTCTTAA